Proteins from a single region of Oncorhynchus nerka isolate Pitt River linkage group LG18, Oner_Uvic_2.0, whole genome shotgun sequence:
- the ppa2 gene encoding inorganic pyrophosphatase 2, mitochondrial: protein MCLLLRSSLWYTSAFLGSHTAFKSELVTQAITSYLIKTMHYQTEERGRPNSSDYRIYFKTSDGKYISPFHDIPLIADGDQENDVPSKKLKKNDNEVLYNMVVEVPRWSNAKMEIATKEPLNPIKQDMKKGKLRYVANVFPHKGYIWNYGALPQTWEDPNHTDKDTKCCGDNDPIDVCEIGTLVCSPGQVIQVKVLGVLAMIDEGETDWKLIAINADDPEAPSLNSMEDVRKSRSGHLEATVDWFKKYKVPDGKPENQFAFNGQFKDKDFAMEVIKSTHEHWRALVQKQTNGGEIDCKNVSVCESPFKFTGEDACNVVKSAPAGGEALPVPPEVDKWHFLSK from the exons ATGTGTTTGCTTCTACGCTCTTCGCTATGGTACACATCGGCATTTCTTGGTTCGCATACTGCCTTTAAAAGCGAGCTTGTCACACAAGCAATTACCTCATATCTGATAAAAACGATGCATTATCAAACCGAAGAGCGAGGACGACCGAACTCCTCTGACTACAGGATATATTTTA AAACCTCTGATGGGAAATACATCTCTCCCTTTCATGATATTCCACTTATCGCCGATGGAGATCag gaaaatgatgtgccATCTAAAAAACTGAAGAAGAATGACAATGAG GTTCTGTATAACATGGTTGTGGAGGTGCCTCGATGGTCCAATGCCAAAATGGAG ATTGCAACCAAGGAACCACTGAACCCAATCAAGCAGGATATGAAGAAGGGCAAACTCCGATACGTGGCCAACGTGTTTCCTCATAAAGGTTACATCTGGAACTACGGGGCGCTCCCACAG ACATGGGAAGACCCGAACCACACGGACAAGGACACCAAGTGCTGCGGAGACAACGACCCCATAGACGTCTGCGAAATCGGCACGCTG GTGTGTTCCCCAGGTCAGGTGATCCAGGTGAAAGTGCTGGGGGTTCTGGCCATGATCGACGAGGGAGAGACGGACTGGAAGCTGATAGCCATCAACGCTGATGACCCAGAGGCCCCCAGCCTTAACA GTATGGAGGATGTCCGTAAGAGCAGATCGGGTCATTTGGAGGCCACGGTCGACTGGTTTAAAAAATACAAGGTGCCAGACGGCAAGCCCGAAAACCAGTTTGCGTTCAATGGACAGTTCAAAGACAAG gACTTTGCTATGGAGGTCATTAAGTCCACTCACGAGCACTGGAGGGCACTGGTGCAGAAGCAGACTAATGGTGGCGAGATAGATTG TAAAAACGTCTCTGTCTGCGAGAGCCCTTTCAAATTCACTGGGGAGGACGCCTGCAATGTGGTCAAATCG GCTCCTGCTGGTGGCGAGGCACTTCCTGTACCTCCAGAAG TGGACAAGTGGCATTTCCTTTCCAAGTGA